The proteins below are encoded in one region of Nitrospira lenta:
- a CDS encoding proteasome accessory factor PafA2 family protein — protein sequence MLNRIFGLETEYGLLVNEDRPDHSPTWFAHQIRNYLFQVQRRGVLDLHHRGHDEPPGNGGFLTNAGRMYLDMGHLEYASPECQSLADLVAVDRAGDQLLQEAIEALGFGETISLIKNNIDHETDATFGSHENYLVTRRFPFSRRGLSPLVTFLVTRQIFTGSGRIGAANPQDAWIQMDRLIVPRGALRSHGPQTMIPYQISQRADHIVNDFFEWVQQNRAIVNTRDEPLADPNQYRRIHLLLGDSNMAEVATALKMGTTGLVLQLIEEGKAPAGVELDEPVETLQEISQDQERQWIVRLQSGKTISAIDIQEQFLAAAREAYAGQDEETDWVLDQWESVLTDLRGDYAKLVGRVDWASKLWLLESFREAEQLEWQDPALKSLDLEYHNLRVDRGLYFGLLEEGRVPRMTTDKAIALAMEHPPRNTRAFGRGELIRHLLAAGPAEVLGEQAQGQPFFPAYVINWSIVQVDGRTPFPMPDPFKTYVQDVRTYLQSA from the coding sequence ATGCTGAACCGTATATTCGGCCTTGAAACGGAGTACGGACTCCTCGTCAATGAGGATCGTCCCGATCACTCACCGACATGGTTTGCTCACCAGATCCGCAATTATCTGTTCCAGGTTCAGCGCCGTGGAGTGCTCGATCTGCACCATCGCGGGCACGATGAACCTCCGGGGAACGGAGGCTTTCTCACGAATGCCGGGCGGATGTATCTCGATATGGGGCACCTTGAATATGCTTCGCCCGAATGTCAGTCGCTCGCCGATCTCGTTGCAGTCGATCGGGCCGGGGATCAACTGCTACAGGAGGCGATTGAAGCGTTGGGTTTTGGCGAGACCATTTCGCTCATCAAAAACAATATTGACCATGAGACCGACGCGACGTTTGGATCGCACGAGAACTATCTGGTCACTCGCCGGTTTCCCTTCAGCCGGAGAGGGTTGAGTCCTCTCGTCACTTTCTTAGTCACCAGACAGATTTTCACCGGCTCGGGCCGCATCGGGGCGGCGAATCCGCAGGATGCCTGGATTCAGATGGATCGCCTGATTGTGCCGCGCGGGGCGCTGCGTTCGCACGGCCCCCAGACGATGATCCCTTATCAGATTTCACAGCGGGCCGATCATATCGTCAACGATTTCTTCGAGTGGGTGCAGCAGAACCGCGCGATCGTGAACACGCGGGACGAGCCGCTGGCGGATCCCAATCAATACCGCCGGATCCATCTACTCCTCGGTGACTCCAACATGGCCGAGGTCGCCACGGCGCTCAAAATGGGCACGACTGGATTGGTGTTGCAGTTGATCGAAGAGGGGAAGGCGCCGGCCGGTGTGGAGCTCGATGAGCCGGTCGAAACCCTGCAAGAGATCTCCCAAGATCAAGAGCGCCAATGGATCGTGCGGCTGCAATCGGGCAAGACGATTTCGGCGATCGATATTCAGGAACAATTTCTTGCGGCGGCACGCGAGGCCTACGCCGGGCAGGACGAGGAGACGGACTGGGTGCTCGACCAGTGGGAGTCTGTCCTGACGGACTTGCGCGGCGACTATGCCAAGCTGGTCGGGCGTGTCGACTGGGCCTCCAAATTGTGGCTGCTCGAATCCTTTCGTGAAGCCGAACAGTTGGAGTGGCAGGATCCGGCGCTCAAGAGTCTCGATCTCGAATATCATAATTTGCGTGTGGATCGCGGCCTCTATTTCGGGCTGCTTGAAGAGGGGCGGGTGCCTCGCATGACGACGGACAAAGCGATTGCCCTCGCGATGGAACATCCTCCACGTAACACGCGTGCATTCGGGCGGGGAGAGTTGATTCGTCATTTATTAGCGGCCGGTCCGGCTGAAGTGCTTGGCGAGCAAGCGCAGGGCCAGCCGTTTTTTCCGGCCTATGTCATCAATTGGTCGATCGTTCAGGTCGACGGGCGTACACCGTTCCCCATGCCGGATCCATTCAAAACGTATGTTCAGGATGTCCGCACCTACCTTCAATCTGCTTGA
- a CDS encoding proteasome subunit alpha: MYEEPYRWVEAVGNRRTYLDEQFRQGSPVVALGYDGGLLLTTVSKGTSKLYEIYDRIALGGMGHPADLEKLRFSLLEMAHTEGFNRSPSDVTGSRLVKYGIAPVIKQAFEEVYKAPFIVRILLAELGQKPEKDTLLTINYDGTFEELKEYAVLAATKQVQARMQEYLKAQKPSPCTLEQGLQLALRTWAIGSLAHQQQDSSEASADSGHETSGETVAAIPDQTALLAHLREVLADKTLECAVLERQQAGSSKYRALKSAELARLLPGDFQSVVNR; encoded by the coding sequence ATGTATGAAGAGCCGTATCGGTGGGTAGAAGCAGTTGGCAATCGCCGGACTTACCTCGATGAGCAGTTCAGGCAGGGGAGTCCGGTAGTGGCTCTGGGCTACGACGGAGGTCTTCTCCTGACGACCGTCAGCAAAGGCACGTCGAAGCTCTATGAGATTTACGACCGGATTGCGCTCGGAGGCATGGGGCATCCGGCGGATCTGGAAAAGCTCCGATTCAGCCTGTTAGAGATGGCGCATACGGAAGGGTTCAACCGATCTCCGTCCGACGTGACCGGTTCGCGCCTGGTGAAATACGGAATTGCTCCGGTCATCAAGCAGGCTTTCGAAGAAGTGTATAAGGCGCCGTTTATCGTCAGGATTCTTCTGGCCGAGTTGGGTCAGAAACCGGAGAAGGATACGCTACTCACGATCAACTATGACGGAACGTTCGAAGAACTCAAGGAGTATGCCGTGCTGGCCGCGACGAAGCAGGTGCAGGCGCGCATGCAAGAGTATCTGAAGGCACAGAAACCGTCTCCCTGCACGCTTGAGCAGGGCTTGCAGTTGGCTCTGCGCACCTGGGCGATCGGATCGCTGGCGCATCAGCAGCAGGATTCGTCAGAGGCGTCGGCTGATAGCGGACATGAGACTAGTGGTGAGACGGTTGCAGCGATTCCCGATCAGACTGCATTGCTCGCGCATCTTCGTGAGGTGCTGGCGGATAAGACGCTGGAGTGCGCGGTCCTGGAGCGGCAGCAGGCCGGTTCATCGAAGTATCGTGCACTGAAGTCCGCCGAACTCGCGCGATTGCTTCCAGGCGACTTTCAGTCTGTTGTGAATCGCTAA